The following are encoded together in the Candidatus Methylomirabilis oxygeniifera genome:
- the rplT gene encoding 50S ribosomal subunit protein L20 (Evidence 2b : Function of strongly homologous gene; Product type s : structure): MPRAKGGFKTRRRRNRVLKEAEGYFGKRSKAYRSAQEAVDRAKRYAYRDRKARKREFRSLWIIRINAAARLSGLSYSVMMGGLKKAGVAMDRKALADLAIQDPSAFTKLAAAAREQLAA, translated from the coding sequence ATGCCACGCGCAAAAGGTGGATTTAAGACCAGACGTCGCAGGAACAGGGTCCTCAAAGAGGCCGAGGGCTACTTTGGGAAACGGAGTAAGGCCTACAGGAGCGCGCAGGAGGCGGTCGATCGGGCAAAACGGTACGCCTATCGCGATCGGAAGGCCCGCAAGCGGGAGTTCCGCAGCCTGTGGATCATACGGATCAATGCGGCGGCGCGCTTGTCCGGGCTGTCGTATAGCGTGATGATGGGTGGTCTCAAGAAGGCCGGTGTAGCGATGGATCGGAAGGCTCTGGCCGATCTGGCTATCCAGGATCCGTCGGCGTTCACGAAACTGGCGGCGGCCGCCCGGGAGCAGTTGGCGGCCTGA
- the rpmI gene encoding 50S ribosomal protein L35 (Evidence 2b : Function of strongly homologous gene; Product type s : structure) — protein MTVPKIKTLKGAAKRFKMTGTGKIRRNKASKSHLLTGKSRKRKRNLRQPGLVSKADTARMERLIPYL, from the coding sequence GTGACGGTGCCGAAGATCAAGACACTCAAAGGGGCCGCGAAGCGGTTCAAGATGACGGGAACCGGTAAGATCAGACGCAACAAAGCGTCCAAGAGTCACTTGCTGACCGGTAAGTCGAGGAAGCGAAAACGAAATCTGCGTCAGCCCGGTCTGGTGTCCAAGGCGGACACGGCCAGGATGGAGCGTTTGATTCCCTATCTGTAA
- the infC gene encoding Translation initiation factor IF-3 (Evidence 2b : Function of strongly homologous gene; Product type f : factor) — protein MNERIRIKEVRVISPEGAQLGILPIQEALETAQKLALDLVEVAPDAKPPVCRIMNYGKYRYEQNKKTREARKKQTVIQIKEIKLRPKTDEHDFQFKSRHAERFLKEGNKTKVTLMFRGREMVHIERGKAQLDRFAEALKEIAVLEQYPRQEGRNMVMILTPKH, from the coding sequence AGGGTGATCAGTCCGGAGGGGGCGCAACTGGGGATCCTGCCGATTCAGGAGGCCCTTGAGACCGCCCAGAAGCTCGCGCTCGATCTGGTAGAGGTGGCGCCGGACGCCAAGCCGCCTGTCTGCCGGATCATGAATTACGGGAAGTATCGGTACGAGCAGAACAAGAAGACGCGGGAGGCGAGGAAGAAGCAGACGGTCATCCAGATCAAGGAGATCAAACTCCGACCCAAGACCGATGAGCATGATTTCCAGTTCAAGTCCAGGCATGCCGAGCGTTTCTTGAAGGAGGGGAACAAGACCAAGGTGACCCTGATGTTCCGAGGCCGGGAGATGGTTCATATCGAGCGCGGGAAGGCGCAGTTGGACCGTTTTGCAGAGGCGCTCAAGGAGATCGCTGTGTTGGAGCAGTATCCCAGGCAGGAAGGCCGGAACATGGTGATGATCCTCACCCCCAAGCATTAA